One window from the genome of Gemmatimonadaceae bacterium encodes:
- a CDS encoding prolyl oligopeptidase family serine peptidase, whose protein sequence is MSRRSPTLVVAVLAVAALAAAPERAVAQQPPAPGTAQMSIADLRAWKSIRGQAVSPDGRWLAYQLVPNDGDASVVIRSTTGDTEHRFPVGVVAAAGFGRGGGPAAITISGDSRWALFAVAPTTREAERLRATHRPAESQAALVNLATGKEQRFPRIRRYAFAGDHPEWIALYTDAPEAAAGAAEAAGGGRGGAADGAAPARIDASDLLLYNLSSGEIVNIGNVSDFGFDKTGTYLAYTIETRDRTGDGIQLRDLRTSVVRALDGDRAIYRRLAWADSGLALAALRLVPDSAARDTAVSVVAFTGFGPGGPTQTDLDLAGRADAPTGLAISPDRGPTWSEDLRTLYFGLRDAPKPLPRGAGRGNDMQSLIKPGAPGMGGTVNQPKTGAPSDEDLPSLIMWHWKDPRLQSQQIVQEQQDKRYSYLAEYRLADNRVIRLANDSLRDVSIAPHDRFAYAMGNAPYQRDESITGRAFVDIYTIDLRTGAERRPVRKVITRVVPSSDGSHLLYWGMDANWHLIDMATGEERNLTAGLPVTFANVEDDHYNLVQPPEPVVGWSSDGAWVLLSDGWDVWKVSATGAPAVNLTGDGRRDQIRYQRRALVAADEKSIDLSAPLYFQTYGEWTKKAGLSRVDGEKGGAVRLMWDDAAFNFLKAKDAAVVLYSRSTARDYPDWYLANASFSGGTRLTDADPQQKEFAWTSGTRLIDYTSAKGDKLQGTLVLPAHYTPGKKYPLLVEIYEKESQGMHNYTVPSDTRAPDVSVYTSRGYAVLEPDIVYRVNDPGMSAVWCVVPAVEAAIATGIVDPARVGLHGHSWGGYQTAFLVTQTHIFAAAIAGAPLTDMVSMYGSVYWNAGIGDAQIFESSQGRFKGSFLDNWDAYVRNSPAFHTKNVTTPLMILSDDKDGAVDFNQGITWYNDLRNAGKNVILLTYVGENHGLAKPVNQRDYAMRMAQFFDHYLKGAPAPDWMVNGVPRLKMDAELKAIRARVDSSLAASREAAGGAREP, encoded by the coding sequence GCATACCAGCTCGTGCCCAACGACGGCGACGCCTCGGTGGTGATCCGGTCCACGACCGGCGACACCGAGCACCGATTCCCGGTGGGCGTGGTGGCGGCCGCGGGCTTCGGCCGCGGCGGCGGGCCGGCGGCGATCACGATCTCCGGCGATTCCCGATGGGCGCTGTTCGCGGTTGCCCCCACGACGCGTGAAGCGGAACGTCTGCGGGCAACGCACCGCCCCGCCGAATCGCAGGCGGCGCTGGTGAACCTGGCCACGGGCAAGGAGCAGCGGTTCCCGCGCATTCGCCGCTACGCGTTCGCGGGCGACCACCCCGAATGGATCGCGCTGTACACCGATGCCCCGGAGGCGGCGGCCGGCGCGGCCGAAGCGGCGGGCGGCGGGCGCGGCGGCGCGGCAGACGGCGCGGCGCCGGCGCGCATCGACGCCTCGGATCTGCTGCTCTACAACCTGTCGTCGGGCGAGATCGTGAACATCGGCAACGTGAGCGACTTCGGGTTCGACAAGACGGGCACGTATCTGGCGTACACCATCGAGACGCGTGACCGCACGGGCGACGGCATCCAGCTCCGCGATCTGCGCACCAGCGTCGTGCGCGCGCTCGACGGCGACCGCGCCATCTACCGCCGGCTGGCGTGGGCCGACAGCGGCCTCGCGCTCGCGGCGCTGCGCCTCGTGCCCGACAGCGCGGCGCGCGACACGGCGGTGAGCGTGGTGGCGTTCACGGGCTTCGGGCCCGGCGGCCCGACGCAGACCGACCTCGATCTGGCCGGCCGCGCCGACGCGCCGACCGGGCTGGCGATCAGTCCCGACCGCGGTCCCACCTGGTCGGAGGACCTGCGCACGCTGTACTTCGGCCTGCGCGACGCGCCCAAGCCGCTGCCGCGCGGCGCCGGGCGGGGCAACGACATGCAGTCGCTCATCAAGCCCGGCGCGCCGGGCATGGGCGGCACCGTGAATCAGCCCAAGACGGGCGCGCCGTCGGACGAGGATCTTCCGTCCCTCATCATGTGGCACTGGAAGGATCCGCGCCTCCAGTCGCAGCAGATCGTGCAGGAGCAGCAGGACAAGCGCTACAGCTACCTGGCCGAGTACCGGCTGGCCGACAACCGGGTGATCCGGCTGGCCAACGATTCGCTGCGCGACGTCTCGATCGCCCCGCACGATCGCTTTGCCTACGCGATGGGCAACGCGCCGTACCAGCGCGACGAGAGCATCACCGGGCGCGCGTTCGTGGACATCTACACGATCGATCTGCGCACGGGGGCCGAACGCCGTCCGGTGCGGAAGGTCATCACGCGCGTCGTTCCCTCATCCGACGGGTCGCACCTGCTGTACTGGGGGATGGACGCCAACTGGCACCTCATCGACATGGCCACCGGCGAGGAGCGCAATCTCACCGCCGGCTTGCCGGTGACCTTTGCCAATGTGGAGGACGACCACTACAACCTCGTGCAGCCGCCCGAGCCGGTGGTGGGCTGGTCGTCGGACGGCGCCTGGGTGCTGCTCTCCGACGGGTGGGACGTGTGGAAGGTGTCGGCCACCGGGGCGCCCGCGGTGAACCTCACGGGCGACGGGCGCAGGGACCAGATCCGCTATCAGCGCCGCGCGCTCGTGGCCGCCGACGAGAAGAGCATCGATCTGTCCGCGCCGTTGTACTTCCAGACCTACGGCGAATGGACCAAGAAGGCCGGCCTGTCGCGCGTGGATGGCGAGAAGGGCGGGGCGGTGCGTCTCATGTGGGACGACGCGGCGTTCAACTTCCTCAAGGCCAAGGACGCCGCCGTGGTGCTCTACTCGCGGTCCACGGCGCGCGACTACCCCGACTGGTACCTGGCCAATGCGTCGTTCTCGGGGGGTACGCGGCTCACCGACGCCGATCCGCAGCAGAAGGAGTTCGCGTGGACCAGCGGCACGCGGCTCATCGACTACACCAGCGCCAAGGGCGACAAGCTGCAGGGCACGCTGGTCCTGCCGGCGCACTACACGCCGGGCAAGAAGTACCCGCTCCTCGTGGAGATCTACGAGAAGGAGTCGCAGGGGATGCACAACTACACGGTGCCCAGCGATACGCGGGCGCCGGATGTCAGCGTGTACACCAGCCGGGGCTACGCGGTGCTCGAACCGGACATCGTGTACCGCGTGAACGATCCCGGGATGTCGGCGGTGTGGTGCGTGGTCCCGGCGGTGGAAGCGGCGATCGCCACCGGCATCGTCGATCCGGCGCGCGTGGGATTGCACGGGCACTCATGGGGCGGCTACCAGACGGCGTTTCTGGTGACGCAGACGCACATCTTCGCGGCGGCGATCGCCGGCGCCCCGCTCACCGACATGGTGAGCATGTATGGGTCGGTGTACTGGAACGCCGGCATCGGCGACGCCCAGATCTTCGAATCCAGCCAGGGCCGGTTCAAGGGCAGCTTCCTGGACAACTGGGACGCCTACGTGCGCAACTCGCCGGCCTTCCACACCAAGAACGTGACGACGCCGCTGATGATCCTCTCGGACGACAAGGACGGCGCCGTGGACTTCAACCAGGGCATCACCTGGTACAACGATCTGCGCAACGCGGGCAAGAACGTCATCCTCCTCACGTACGTGGGCGAGAACCACGGACTGGCCAAGCCGGTGAACCAGCGCGACTACGCCATGCGCATGGCGCAGTTCTTCGACCATTACCTCAAGGGCGCGCCGGCGCCCGACTGGATGGTGAACGGGGTGCCGCGGCTCAAGATGGACGCCGAGCTCAAGGCCATCCGCGCCCGCGTGGACTCGAGTCTCGCCGCCTCGCGCGAGGCGGCCGGCGGCGCGCGCGAGCCATGA